aaaaattaccacGAAGGGACATGGGCACaacactcatatatatatatatatatatatagataaccCCGAACAATAAACTAGAGAGCCGTGCAAGAAAAACTCACGTTGGAGCACTCTTGATGATTAATTAGCAACTCCTTTCAGGCCAACATGATCAGATAGAGACATTTTGAGTGTATATATGacataaaaatttacaacatgAGGTCTTTTAATGCACGGCACCTCCCAAATCCCACTTATATTGATCACATGATCATCTCAATCCCTTCCAGCAGTGATCATTGCGGTTCTTAATTAGTCGCATATGATCATTTGTTGATAGCATAGCGAGCGAGCATCTATATATAGCATGCAGTAAAGCCAAGAAGagtggaaaaaacaaaacagagcgCCGATAAAGGAAATTAACCTCCAAGTTTTATATTCAACCTATTCGGAAGTCGAATctaaattaataatacataaaaagaaaaagaaataatatatatcttgACATCTACAGAAAATTGATATCAAATGATGCATGCCTCACTTCTTTGACCAAATTACTTATTCATGAttgtttaaatagaaaaagaaaagagaaaaaacattaaaaagaaaagataacatGATGCCGCTATTAAACTACTGGCTATGGAGTGGTGGCTAATTCATCAGCTTTATATCACAAGATCATAAATTATTCAACACCATCAGTACTAGTTTCATTTATCGCAGCACCAAAACCCTATTCATATCGTACTTGAACAGTACTAGTACTGTGATTCGTGTAGTATTTTATAGATCCTAAATTAATCTGACGGACAAATCCACGAATCAAATGTACCTTCAGTCCCCCTCGTAGACACATTCACCAAAGCTTTCTCATGGTTGAAATCCGATGATGAAGATGTTGAGTAGTTCAACTTACAGCCACCAACACGCGCCGAATTACTTCCATAATTCCCATCCAAAGACCTAAAATGATGATCTTCGTTCCCATCGTTTGATCCAGCTTCATGATTTGGGAGCCCACTAAGGTTTACATTGACATGTCCATGGCTCATACCCAACTCCTCAATGGATGGTATTCCTACATGACTTCCAGGAGGCGGTGCACCAAATCCTGACACATTGAGTGAAGGGTGAATAGATGGCTGGGGGAGAGACTGGAATGTGAGAATTGGGTTTTGCACGTTCAGCATATTTCGAGTGTGTCTTGGAAAGCCTAGATTGGATGGGACTTGGGGGTATAAATTATTTAAGGTATTGATATTGGTAGCAATATCGCCCATGGTATTGTTAAACAATgaagaaggaggagaagaagacaCAAATGGTGATGAGTGGACCTTTTGGGCAGAAGGACGTAAAGGGTGAAGAACTCCAGCCGGTTCCAAATTACCAGACCGCAAGGCCGAGCTATTGCCGAAGAGATCAAACCGGCGAAAGTAAGGTACTGATGAACCTGGAAAGGGTGGTGAGGGAATCCCAGTGAATTCTTGCACCATTGCCCTGAAATTCGAGGTGTCGGTGGAGAGAACAGTGGTGGGTGCTCTCCTTGTAGCTCTAGTTCGCTTCTTGGAGTTGCGGACTAGGTTGGGTTGTGCTGTAGCTCGTGCGCCATTGTCATGAACAGATCGTACTTGCATCGATGATGGGCTTGAACCCTGGTCAAGTCCACGAGTAG
This genomic interval from Juglans microcarpa x Juglans regia isolate MS1-56 chromosome 4D, Jm3101_v1.0, whole genome shotgun sequence contains the following:
- the LOC121260904 gene encoding uncharacterized protein LOC121260904, translated to MDSGSSGSMQSSSGGDDQEYDSRAGSAPVFMNPPSHYGSMSNPQPVIFSPHQNHQSNLLDLSSNYIHAFSQSQANSHPNSMLHNLEAVQPRGPRSEANCTGLGNLTPPSSSQSILATRGLDQGSSPSSMQVRSVHDNGARATAQPNLVRNSKKRTRATRRAPTTVLSTDTSNFRAMVQEFTGIPSPPFPGSSVPYFRRFDLFGNSSALRSGNLEPAGVLHPLRPSAQKVHSSPFVSSSPPSSLFNNTMGDIATNINTLNNLYPQVPSNLGFPRHTRNMLNVQNPILTFQSLPQPSIHPSLNVSGFGAPPPGSHVGIPSIEELGMSHGHVNVNLSGLPNHEAGSNDGNEDHHFRSLDGNYGSNSARVGGCKLNYSTSSSSDFNHEKALVNVSTRGTEGTFDSWICPSD